From the Octopus sinensis unplaced genomic scaffold, ASM634580v1 Contig11052, whole genome shotgun sequence genome, one window contains:
- the LOC115228833 gene encoding general transcription factor II-I repeat domain-containing protein 2A-like translates to MHNSKPTCLICKEKVSVVKEYNVRRHYETKHSEYAKFSKELKTRKLDSLKSELRNQQRLLNSSIHSSSDTVKASYSVAMIISKRMKSFSDGEFVKECLDAVVKDILPDKTKKFSNISLSRQTICRRVNDISNEIVVTLRDQIKYFKSYSLAFDECTDISDTSQLVVYIRGVTESFQVKQEMLNLVSLKDTTKGEDIFQAVMKCLSDNGANLETLAGLTTDGAPAMIGRNKGVTEIIDLQCNSELRLVYPTISKIDFYNKYVTAEKYPNLRIFAQRVVSSFGSTYVCESFFSKLKFSKNVNNLAAIYNPADTSDPRGCAAFALGVQHKRALIQ, encoded by the exons ATGCATAATTCCAAGCCAACATGTTTAATTTGCAAGGAGAAAGTatcggtggtgaaagagtacaatgtAAGAAGACATTATGAAACAAAGCATTCCGAATACGCGAAATTTAGTAAGGAATTGAAAACAAGGAAACTGGATTCGCTTAAATCTGAATTGAGAAATCAGCAAAGACTATTAAATTCATCGATACACTCTTCTTCTGATACTGTTAAAGCAAGCTACTCTGTTGCAATGataatttcaaagagaatgaaaTCATTTTCGGATGGAGAATTCGTAAAAGAGTGTTTGGATGCTGTCGTGAAAGACATTTTGCCAGATAAAACTAAAAAGTTTTCAAACATTAGCTTGTCACGTCAAACCATATGTCGCAGGGTTAATgacatttcaaatgaaattgtGGTGACTTTGCgtgatcaaataaaatatttcaaaagttattcTTTGGCCTTTGACGAATGCACGGATATATCAGACACGTCTCAACTTGTAGTATATATTCGTGGAGTTACCGaatcttttcaagtgaaacaagAAATGCTTAACcttgtcagtttgaaagatactacaAAGGGCGAAGATATTTTCCAAGCTGTTATGAAATGTTTATCCGACAATGGAGCGAATTTAGAGACCCTTGCTGGATTGACAACAGATGGGGCGCCGGCTATGATTGGAAGAAATAAAGGAGTT ACGGAAATAATTGACCTACAGTGCAACAGTGAACTAAGACTTGTTTATCCTACTATATCCAAAATTGACTTTTATAACAAATATGTGACTGCAGAAAAATATCCCAACTTAAGAATTTTTGCACAAAGAGTTGTAAGCTCCTTTGGATCTACTTACGTATGTGAATCATTCTTTTCGAAATTAAAGTTTAGTAAAA ATGTCAACAACCTTGCTGCTATTTATAACCCTGCTGACACTTCTGACCCGAGAGGGTGTGCGGCATTTGCCTTGGGTGTGCAGCATAAAAGAGCTCTGATCCAATAA